Proteins from a single region of Allocatelliglobosispora scoriae:
- a CDS encoding CATRA conflict system CASPASE/TPR repeat-associated protein — protein sequence MPAAEPSAQELVVHAYAPLDGPAAAPAYAQLRAVWTAARQLFGADRTIAGTGLPASLPDDPGSTPDGALAGQETLVSDCQLILRRSHDTLALSLAFAETRDTGWADFDRRWTEATRAGTDSLLGIVQLFLACSSNQTDSPGAEWRHPTRIEPFTVWDSDSGTRATPSRRLAILAPAAELDALSAWAWSRGDVAMPPLARYLLHAAKISYHARVWSADRSAEDARRRTDQAVAELLAVVAQPGRGDHSAALRTLQAARVDLSVALSRLREMQASVEIIRDNMRRYLPDPLPADTRLADWLTQQLADAAGYLDLSRQRAAEIAELVRQGPVGDDPPRRASRSPVAVRVGFAVDIVNYSSRTAPLKREAQSRVAQLIDDVLDDLELTLNHTDHQTNGDGANIFLPVATEMHRAVPQLLHSWRDRLAADNARHTDRIRLRLVVGIGPIETAPLGFGGNTIIEVSRLLDSDVIREAVTADPDRDLIALISNQLYQWVVGEGHTGIEADHLRQVTASAKSFTATAWFWAPDEAP from the coding sequence ATGCCGGCCGCTGAACCGTCCGCCCAGGAGCTCGTCGTCCACGCATACGCGCCGCTGGACGGTCCGGCCGCCGCACCGGCGTACGCCCAGCTGCGGGCCGTCTGGACCGCGGCCCGGCAGCTGTTCGGCGCCGACCGAACCATCGCCGGCACCGGGCTGCCGGCCTCCCTGCCCGACGATCCGGGCTCCACACCCGACGGAGCGCTCGCCGGTCAGGAGACCCTGGTCTCGGACTGCCAGCTCATCCTTCGGCGCAGTCACGACACGCTCGCCCTCTCCCTAGCCTTCGCCGAGACGCGCGACACGGGCTGGGCGGACTTCGACCGGCGGTGGACCGAGGCGACCCGGGCCGGAACCGACTCGCTGCTCGGCATTGTCCAGCTGTTCCTGGCCTGCTCCTCCAACCAGACCGACTCCCCCGGCGCCGAGTGGCGACACCCGACGCGGATCGAGCCGTTCACGGTCTGGGACAGCGACAGCGGCACCCGGGCGACACCGTCGCGCCGATTGGCGATCCTGGCACCGGCCGCTGAGCTGGACGCGCTGAGCGCATGGGCGTGGAGCCGCGGCGACGTCGCCATGCCGCCGCTGGCCAGGTACCTGCTCCACGCAGCCAAGATCAGCTACCACGCCCGGGTCTGGTCCGCCGACCGATCGGCGGAGGACGCGCGACGGCGGACCGACCAGGCCGTCGCCGAACTCCTCGCCGTCGTCGCGCAGCCCGGCCGAGGCGACCACTCGGCCGCGCTGCGCACACTGCAGGCCGCACGCGTCGACCTGTCGGTGGCCCTCTCGAGGCTGCGCGAGATGCAGGCCTCCGTCGAGATCATCCGCGACAACATGCGCCGCTACCTGCCCGACCCCCTGCCCGCCGACACTCGGCTCGCCGATTGGCTGACGCAGCAGCTCGCCGACGCCGCGGGCTACCTCGACCTGTCCCGCCAGCGCGCTGCGGAGATCGCCGAGCTCGTCCGGCAGGGCCCCGTCGGCGACGACCCTCCCCGGCGGGCGAGCCGCTCCCCCGTCGCCGTCCGGGTGGGCTTCGCCGTGGACATCGTGAACTACAGCTCCCGCACGGCCCCGCTGAAACGCGAAGCGCAGAGCCGCGTCGCCCAGCTCATCGACGACGTGCTCGACGACCTCGAGCTCACCCTGAACCATACCGACCACCAGACCAACGGGGACGGCGCCAACATCTTCCTGCCGGTGGCGACGGAGATGCACCGGGCGGTGCCGCAGCTGCTCCACTCCTGGCGCGACCGGCTCGCCGCGGACAACGCCCGGCACACCGACCGCATCCGCCTGCGGCTCGTAGTGGGCATCGGCCCGATCGAGACGGCGCCGCTGGGCTTCGGCGGCAACACCATCATCGAGGTCAGCCGCCTGCTGGACAGCGACGTCATCCGCGAAGCCGTCACCGCCGACCCCGACCGCGACCTCATCGCGCTCATCTCGAACCAGCTCTACCAGTGGGTCGTCGGGGAAGGGCACACCGGCATCGAAGCAGACCATCTGCGGCAGGTGACCGCCTCGGCGAAGAGCTTCACCGCCACCGCCTGGTTCTGGGCACCGGACGAGGCGCCGTGA
- a CDS encoding CATRA system-associated protein, translated as MFDLVASTRSTLLDLQDWQLTPEQWTRVDSLLTDLDAALSRSDTQALRSTRILLELCGPVRITRIGTEPTIAAPEHILERTNHLVHSLSLPLPPEQPARQEDNGDAGR; from the coding sequence ATGTTCGATCTCGTCGCCAGCACCCGGTCCACTCTGCTGGACCTGCAGGATTGGCAGCTCACACCAGAGCAGTGGACGCGGGTGGACAGCCTGCTGACAGACCTCGACGCCGCACTGTCCCGATCGGACACACAGGCGCTGCGGTCGACCCGGATCCTGCTGGAACTGTGCGGCCCCGTCCGGATCACACGGATCGGCACCGAACCGACCATCGCGGCGCCGGAGCACATCCTGGAGCGCACCAACCACCTGGTGCACTCCCTGTCCCTGCCACTGCCGCCCGAGCAACCAGCTCGTCAGGAGGACAACGGCGATGCCGGCCGCTGA
- a CDS encoding phosphotransferase — protein MTDGEWLPGNVGGVIRIGASVHRPTGPWTPAVHALLHHLADRLPLVPVVHGFDDEGREVLSYAEGTVEEILSDAQLVDLVGWTRRFHEAVAGFTHPGPWRYFPIPDATLIGHNDIAAYNVCFDGDRLAGVFDWDLAGPTNPLQELAFIAWNGVPMWAGLDPAEAARRLRLIAGAYGGPSALEIVHAVVPRIELMIAGIAERAAAGDPGMRNLVANGEQERDRETLARLRPRIPAIAAALSAPPR, from the coding sequence GTGACCGACGGCGAATGGCTTCCGGGCAACGTCGGCGGCGTGATCCGCATCGGGGCCTCCGTGCACCGGCCGACCGGTCCGTGGACCCCCGCCGTCCACGCGCTGCTGCACCATCTCGCCGACCGCCTGCCCCTGGTCCCGGTCGTGCACGGCTTCGACGACGAGGGCCGCGAAGTCCTGTCCTACGCCGAGGGCACGGTCGAGGAGATCCTCAGCGACGCCCAGCTCGTCGACCTCGTCGGCTGGACGCGCCGGTTCCACGAGGCGGTCGCCGGGTTCACCCACCCCGGGCCCTGGCGGTATTTCCCGATCCCGGACGCCACGCTCATCGGGCACAACGACATCGCGGCCTACAACGTCTGCTTCGACGGCGACCGGCTCGCGGGCGTGTTCGACTGGGATCTCGCCGGCCCGACCAATCCCCTGCAGGAGCTGGCTTTCATCGCGTGGAACGGGGTGCCGATGTGGGCCGGCCTGGACCCGGCGGAGGCCGCGCGGCGCCTACGCCTGATCGCCGGGGCATACGGCGGTCCGAGCGCGCTGGAGATCGTCCACGCGGTCGTCCCGCGCATCGAGCTGATGATCGCCGGAATAGCCGAGCGGGCGGCCGCCGGTGATCCTGGAATGCGCAATCTGGTCGCCAACGGCGAGCAGGAGCGGGACCGGGAGACGTTGGCACGGCTGCGGCCCCGCATCCCGGCGATCGCCGCCGCGCTGTCGGCTCCACCGCGCTGA